One genomic segment of Actinoplanes ianthinogenes includes these proteins:
- a CDS encoding CHAT domain-containing tetratricopeptide repeat protein, protein MARLLGRQVEAAERDRAAGDYATARDGYARIVARLRRGPSWWHSPLTKLFWAQALADALSVLGEIDMTRGRPDLARVSFEEARLRYQDLVHEASEDFAIVLNNLGVVYERLGLLPESAEALRRAVEISPDPRASLTNLALTLQAAGYPDAAMDALDRAAAFPGPADEVSRVLDGERVFHLMHRGDYATALVRLTERFERAGDPIDAAYAAGNLAQAYAELQELPEALRWQERAVQLRRRWQPGSLPLAIALHNLADTLASHGRAAEADGLLAEAAGLAAAIAPHGPELAAMRATRVWQLHAEGDPAAAVAVGEQALAALPALTRKTIGLLLALGFAETGLGRRDRARAHFDRARDLGTKISPLLPELRWVETALGRHLLDDGATAEAAGCFDRAIAVAESLRPGSAAEPGLERLFGTARSAYHGRIQAAWRERTPAGDAIAFHAAESFRARTLAELLTGPLPAPPPEAAQLVRELDETRWALGTIHRTGTGDPAPLEERAEWLRLRLRALDPRTADREAPRAGTLTEVQRELAEGVTVAVYEVTDDGVFLFAVRRDSFTFHRLDPSTERVVAAVEAVAAACADPESAAPVDELRQLGEWLLRPLADRLGTLAICASGVLALLPFEALELDGATLLEHSVVWSIPSATVLTRFGEVRRRVSGRPFAGFAMAATPGLGALPGAEREVRAAAEIMGDPDAIDLTPTPESVEAEAGDARYVHFAMHGQISDSQPLYSGFPLAGGTFLDAYRIAGFDLVADLVVCSACETAQGESRAGEGVVGLAYALFAAGARGVLVSRWNVLDTVAVRQMRAFYGGLAGGKPPAVAAREAALQIRRRQPHPREWAAFNLIDLSAGRTLR, encoded by the coding sequence GTGGCGCGGCTGCTCGGCCGCCAGGTCGAGGCGGCCGAGCGGGATCGCGCGGCGGGTGACTACGCGACGGCCCGGGACGGGTACGCCCGGATCGTCGCCCGGCTCCGGCGCGGGCCGTCCTGGTGGCACTCGCCGCTGACCAAGCTGTTCTGGGCGCAGGCGCTGGCCGACGCGCTGTCCGTGCTCGGTGAGATCGACATGACGCGCGGGCGGCCCGACCTGGCCCGCGTTTCCTTCGAGGAGGCCCGGCTGCGCTATCAGGACCTGGTCCACGAGGCGTCCGAGGACTTCGCGATCGTGCTCAACAACCTCGGGGTGGTCTACGAGCGGCTGGGCCTGCTGCCGGAGTCCGCGGAGGCGCTGCGGCGGGCGGTGGAGATCAGCCCGGACCCGCGGGCGTCGCTCACCAACCTGGCGCTCACGTTGCAGGCGGCCGGCTATCCGGACGCGGCGATGGACGCGCTCGATCGGGCGGCGGCGTTCCCCGGGCCGGCCGACGAGGTCAGCCGGGTGCTCGACGGCGAACGGGTCTTCCACCTGATGCATCGGGGGGACTACGCGACGGCGCTGGTGCGGCTGACCGAGCGTTTCGAGCGGGCCGGGGATCCGATCGACGCCGCCTACGCCGCGGGGAACCTCGCTCAGGCGTACGCCGAACTGCAGGAGCTGCCGGAAGCGCTGCGCTGGCAGGAGCGCGCCGTCCAGCTGCGCCGGCGGTGGCAGCCGGGCTCGCTGCCGCTGGCCATCGCCCTGCACAACCTGGCCGACACGCTCGCCTCGCACGGACGGGCCGCCGAGGCGGACGGACTGCTCGCCGAGGCCGCCGGCCTGGCCGCCGCGATCGCCCCGCACGGCCCGGAGCTGGCCGCGATGCGTGCCACCCGTGTCTGGCAGCTGCACGCCGAGGGCGATCCGGCGGCCGCCGTCGCCGTCGGCGAACAGGCGCTCGCCGCGCTCCCGGCGCTCACCCGCAAGACCATCGGCCTGCTGCTCGCGCTCGGCTTCGCCGAGACCGGCCTCGGCCGGCGCGACCGCGCCCGCGCCCACTTCGACAGAGCCAGAGACCTCGGTACGAAGATCTCCCCACTCCTGCCCGAGCTGCGCTGGGTGGAGACCGCGCTGGGCCGGCACCTGCTCGACGACGGCGCGACAGCCGAGGCGGCGGGCTGCTTCGACCGGGCGATCGCGGTGGCCGAGAGCCTGCGGCCGGGGTCCGCCGCCGAGCCCGGCCTGGAACGTCTCTTCGGCACCGCCCGCTCGGCGTACCACGGGCGGATCCAGGCGGCCTGGCGGGAGCGCACCCCGGCCGGGGACGCGATCGCCTTCCACGCGGCGGAGAGCTTCCGCGCCCGCACCCTCGCCGAGTTGCTCACCGGTCCGCTGCCGGCGCCACCGCCGGAGGCCGCGCAGCTGGTCCGCGAGCTGGACGAGACGCGGTGGGCGCTCGGCACGATCCATCGGACCGGGACCGGGGATCCGGCGCCGCTGGAGGAGCGCGCCGAGTGGCTGCGGCTGCGCCTGCGGGCCCTCGACCCGCGGACCGCCGACCGCGAGGCGCCCCGGGCCGGCACGCTCACCGAGGTGCAGCGCGAGCTGGCCGAGGGCGTGACCGTGGCGGTCTACGAGGTGACCGACGACGGCGTCTTCCTGTTCGCGGTGCGCCGGGACAGCTTCACCTTCCACCGGCTCGATCCGAGCACCGAACGGGTCGTCGCGGCGGTCGAGGCGGTCGCCGCGGCCTGCGCCGACCCGGAGAGTGCCGCTCCGGTGGACGAGCTGCGGCAGCTGGGCGAGTGGTTGCTGCGCCCGCTCGCGGATCGGCTCGGCACCCTCGCGATCTGTGCGAGCGGGGTGCTGGCGCTGCTGCCGTTCGAGGCGCTGGAACTGGACGGGGCGACGCTGCTGGAGCACTCGGTGGTGTGGTCGATACCGTCGGCGACCGTGCTGACCCGGTTCGGGGAGGTGCGACGGCGGGTTTCGGGGCGGCCGTTCGCGGGCTTCGCGATGGCGGCGACGCCCGGGCTGGGCGCGCTGCCGGGAGCGGAACGGGAGGTGCGCGCCGCCGCCGAGATCATGGGCGATCCGGACGCGATCGACCTGACGCCCACCCCGGAATCGGTCGAGGCCGAGGCGGGCGACGCCCGGTACGTGCACTTCGCCATGCACGGGCAGATCAGCGACAGCCAGCCGCTGTACTCCGGCTTTCCGCTGGCCGGCGGGACGTTTCTGGACGCGTACCGCATAGCCGGTTTTGATCTTGTCGCGGATCTGGTGGTCTGCTCCGCGTGCGAGACCGCGCAGGGTGAGTCGCGGGCCGGCGAGGGCGTGGTCGGGCTGGCCTATGCGCTGTTCGCGGCGGGTGCGCGGGGTGTGCTGGTGAGCCGCTGGAACGTCCTCGACACGGTGGCGGTCCGGCAGATGCGGGCGTTCTATGGCGGCCTGGCCGGCGGGAAGCCGCCGGCGGTGGCGGCTCGGGAGGCGGCCCTGCAGATCCGGCGCCGCCAGCCGCATCCGCGGGAGTGGGCGGCGTTCAACCTGATCGACCTCAGCGCCGGAAGGACCCTTCGATGA
- a CDS encoding CATRA conflict system CASPASE/TPR repeat-associated protein, giving the protein MTTSELLEQEFVAHLYAPLDGPDAAAALAWIGRFWERCRTQLGMTDPILDADLGAGLPADPAAGPEGALAGLQDPTVRFQAIVRREHDVLNLSFAIASPEAMQGARPRLGAAAPPGWHEYTRWWDKLCGSEPGGLLGSTVVYLAKTGDPAAAELRDAVPGRDGDGARWWARPGTLDEFAAWEVTPVGIHADRRLVLLGDLDQDLALGTFAWSDGGTALPPLGRYLLHATKLRYQARVLEAGGLRELRARVSARIDQVGSRLRAADPAGPIDLTAFAADEADLAAALSGLRRMRQSVEIARANMGKALPVPLPADAEVAEWLAARIDDDVVYLDATREEAERVEKLVPVQRAAAAAPAAKSDIEYRVGFGIDVVDYSSRTGPQRREVQQRVAGLVERVIAGLGLRLHETDRQDAGDGMMVVLPAGVPAHLALPKLLHGWRAELAADNAAYPADRIRLRLAVGSGPFAVAAIGFSDSTIIGIGRLLDSKQLRRAIAERPDADLVALVSDRTHEDVVGEGHEGLAADEFQSVDVQVKKFHRTAWLWTGGGAPARPADPVRPEPVTREIFVIHGRNRPARAAVFGLLRSLDLHPLDWEEVVARTGKPMPYREEVLRAGFALGPASLVLLTPDDVDGSYPDTLIRAGRALALHPDQTIVVQIGEAGRIAELDGRETVQLTGASPADRELFVQQVAQRLRIAGFPIDTSGADWLDPARFTGLM; this is encoded by the coding sequence ATGACGACCAGCGAGCTTCTTGAGCAGGAGTTCGTCGCCCACCTTTACGCGCCGCTGGACGGGCCGGACGCCGCCGCGGCGCTGGCCTGGATCGGGCGGTTCTGGGAGCGATGCCGTACCCAACTGGGTATGACGGACCCGATCCTGGACGCGGACCTGGGCGCCGGACTGCCCGCCGATCCGGCCGCCGGGCCGGAGGGCGCGCTGGCCGGACTGCAGGACCCCACCGTGCGGTTCCAGGCGATCGTCCGCCGCGAGCACGACGTCCTCAACCTCTCCTTCGCGATCGCGTCGCCGGAGGCGATGCAGGGTGCCCGCCCCCGCCTCGGCGCCGCGGCCCCGCCCGGCTGGCACGAGTACACCCGCTGGTGGGACAAGCTCTGCGGATCCGAGCCGGGCGGGTTGCTCGGCAGCACGGTCGTCTACCTGGCCAAGACCGGCGATCCGGCCGCCGCCGAGCTGCGGGACGCGGTGCCGGGCCGGGACGGCGACGGCGCCCGCTGGTGGGCGCGGCCGGGCACGCTGGACGAGTTCGCCGCCTGGGAGGTCACGCCGGTCGGCATCCACGCCGACCGGCGGCTGGTGCTGCTGGGTGACCTGGACCAGGATCTCGCCCTGGGCACGTTCGCCTGGAGCGACGGTGGCACCGCGCTGCCGCCGCTGGGCCGCTACCTGCTGCACGCCACCAAGTTGCGTTACCAGGCCCGGGTCCTCGAAGCCGGCGGGCTGCGGGAGCTGCGCGCCCGGGTGAGCGCCCGGATCGACCAGGTCGGCAGCCGGCTGCGGGCCGCGGACCCGGCCGGCCCGATCGACCTCACCGCGTTCGCCGCCGACGAGGCCGATCTGGCCGCCGCGCTGAGCGGCCTGCGCCGGATGCGGCAGAGCGTGGAGATCGCCCGCGCCAACATGGGCAAGGCGCTGCCCGTGCCGCTGCCCGCGGACGCCGAGGTCGCCGAGTGGCTGGCCGCCCGGATCGACGACGACGTGGTCTACCTGGACGCCACCCGCGAGGAGGCCGAGCGGGTGGAGAAGCTGGTGCCCGTGCAGCGCGCCGCGGCGGCGGCCCCGGCCGCGAAGTCCGACATCGAATATCGCGTCGGCTTCGGCATCGACGTCGTCGACTACAGCTCCCGGACCGGGCCGCAACGCCGCGAGGTGCAGCAGCGCGTCGCGGGCCTGGTCGAGCGGGTGATCGCCGGCCTCGGCCTGCGGCTGCACGAGACCGACCGGCAGGATGCCGGCGACGGCATGATGGTGGTGCTGCCGGCCGGCGTGCCGGCCCACCTCGCGTTGCCGAAACTGCTGCACGGCTGGCGGGCCGAGCTGGCCGCGGACAACGCCGCCTACCCGGCTGACCGGATCCGGCTGCGCCTCGCGGTCGGCTCCGGCCCGTTCGCGGTCGCGGCGATCGGCTTCAGCGACAGCACCATCATCGGCATCGGCCGGCTGCTGGACAGCAAACAACTGCGCCGGGCGATCGCCGAGCGGCCGGACGCCGACCTGGTCGCGCTGGTCAGCGACCGGACCCACGAGGACGTGGTGGGTGAGGGCCACGAGGGACTGGCCGCGGACGAGTTCCAGAGCGTCGACGTGCAGGTCAAGAAGTTCCACCGGACCGCCTGGCTGTGGACCGGCGGTGGCGCCCCGGCGCGTCCGGCGGACCCGGTCCGGCCGGAGCCGGTCACCCGGGAGATCTTCGTGATCCACGGGCGGAACCGGCCGGCCCGCGCCGCCGTGTTCGGCCTGCTGCGCTCGCTCGACCTGCACCCGCTGGACTGGGAGGAGGTGGTGGCCCGCACCGGCAAACCGATGCCGTACCGGGAGGAGGTGCTGCGGGCCGGCTTCGCCCTCGGGCCGGCGTCGCTGGTGCTGCTCACCCCGGACGACGTCGACGGCAGTTACCCGGACACGCTGATCCGGGCGGGGCGGGCCCTCGCGCTGCACCCGGACCAGACGATCGTGGTGCAGATCGGCGAGGCCGGCCGGATCGCCGAGCTGGACGGCCGCGAGACCGTGCAGCTGACCGGCGCCTCGCCGGCGGACCGCGAGCTGTTCGTGCAACAGGTCGCTCAGCGGTTGCGGATCGCCGGTTTCCCGATCGACACCTCCGGCGCCGACTGGCTCGATCCCGCCCGCTTCACCGGCCTCATGTGA
- a CDS encoding CATRA system-associated protein — translation MDLPKHWDTESVTQALDALSDLVLWELTPQRWEQVAEVLHQIETALDTHDLDDLRDATSALELYGPYRKIPRIGSAGAAGIPPQVLERRNELVHRLTGDPKHGKPEEARDDDDQRAS, via the coding sequence ATGGACCTCCCGAAGCACTGGGACACCGAGTCCGTGACCCAAGCCCTCGACGCGCTGAGCGACCTGGTTCTGTGGGAGCTCACCCCGCAGCGCTGGGAGCAGGTGGCGGAGGTGCTCCACCAGATCGAGACCGCGCTCGACACGCACGACCTGGACGACCTGCGCGACGCGACGTCCGCACTGGAGCTGTACGGGCCGTATCGGAAGATCCCCCGGATCGGCAGCGCCGGTGCGGCCGGGATCCCGCCGCAGGTGCTGGAGCGGCGCAACGAGCTGGTGCACCGGCTCACCGGTGACCCCAAGCACGGCAAGCCGGAGGAGGCCCGGGACGATGACGACCAGCGAGCTTCTTGA
- a CDS encoding TIR domain-containing protein has protein sequence MPDPREVFVIHGRDEQARLALWRFLQAIDLHPLDWEEVVERTGRGIPHMTQVLTKAFEENQAAIVLCTPDDGAILHEELRGRREQAYETELTGQVRPNVLLEMGMALALQPERTIIVEIGDLRPVSDIAGINVIRFNGTAESLNKIAGRLELVGCAVNRKGTDWLDTRPFQSLKAYRRTFKPRSA, from the coding sequence ATGCCGGACCCCCGCGAAGTCTTCGTCATCCACGGCCGCGACGAGCAGGCCCGCCTCGCGCTGTGGCGCTTCCTGCAGGCGATCGACCTGCACCCGCTGGACTGGGAGGAGGTCGTCGAGCGCACCGGCCGCGGCATCCCGCACATGACCCAGGTGCTGACCAAGGCGTTCGAGGAGAACCAGGCCGCGATCGTGCTGTGCACTCCGGACGACGGCGCGATCCTGCACGAGGAGCTGCGCGGGCGGCGGGAGCAGGCGTACGAGACCGAGCTGACCGGCCAGGTCCGGCCGAACGTGCTGCTCGAGATGGGCATGGCGCTGGCCCTGCAGCCGGAACGGACGATCATCGTGGAGATCGGCGACCTGCGACCGGTTTCGGACATCGCCGGGATCAACGTGATCCGCTTCAACGGCACCGCGGAGAGCCTCAACAAGATCGCCGGGCGGCTGGAGCTGGTCGGCTGCGCGGTCAACCGGAAGGGCACCGACTGGCTGGACACCCGGCCGTTCCAGAGCCTGAAGGCGTACCGGCGCACGTTCAAGCCCCGGTCAGCGTGA
- a CDS encoding CHAT domain-containing protein, with protein MPMPQQYRPSSLAAHRRLRESLQPAAGADLDEAVAEARRQGNKLTLARILIRRSTFLDRPDDLVEATDLLRAASAELPEDDLVRLFGVAYDLVAVMQAKYNRSDDLAGYTQALHTLQMAVTRLPGDRDAHAMVAAACADYLLAQISTADEQAEEILIRDALWQLDHVLHLASPALLRHLGNIHGTRAELAFHAGQMTAPEAVFLCRAGRRAAGWRPARRAPALASQASVLLASATRQFEVRWAVKLFRKAARHGEPKTRLDALTGLARAVTAADLSGARPRPAPRIAAAWDRAWQANLGGTSDSLLQVSDEWVTWAESTGDAALCAPAYRAMMAAVPLATGPQYESKVRDRLLARVRHRAAEAGWWLLRAGDPAGAVVALELGRAVAIRETTGRDDPAVQSALRAAGRADLADRHRDAAQALARAERGWAHSDAFTTGLHRAATTLAEVRREISTLGLDKSLDNSLDEIRLAAADGPLVYLAAAEAGGYALIVRADGDPQALDLPDLTRDAVRREAHTLENDDDPRRVERLAEWLWRHGMRDLDGRLGDGELVTIVAVGLLGLLPVHAAAIKDPLSAYGWKGLADRNDFRYAPSGRVLRISLARAAEFASARPAVLAVAAPASDLLNVGPEVAVVTRLWQERAAAVTTLPRASRDAVLEQLPRHAVWHLACHGQAAPDRILQSRLLLADGPVTLHDLLRLPPGPRRLAVLSSCESHRIGHDLPDEVIGLPGGMLQLGLAGVVAAHWEVDDRAVALLMARFHDLLAADAASPARALSEAQRWLRETDREQLRVAYPELAGGRLPRFGNPYYWGAFTLTGA; from the coding sequence ATGCCGATGCCGCAGCAGTACCGGCCGTCGAGCCTGGCCGCCCACCGGCGGCTCCGCGAGTCGCTGCAGCCCGCCGCCGGCGCCGACCTCGACGAGGCGGTCGCCGAAGCCCGCCGGCAGGGCAACAAGCTCACCCTGGCCCGGATCCTGATCCGCCGCTCCACCTTCCTGGACCGGCCGGACGACCTGGTCGAGGCCACCGACCTGCTCCGGGCGGCCTCCGCCGAGCTGCCCGAGGACGACCTGGTCCGCCTGTTCGGCGTGGCCTACGACCTGGTCGCCGTGATGCAGGCCAAGTACAACCGCAGCGACGACCTGGCCGGTTACACCCAGGCGCTGCACACGTTGCAGATGGCCGTCACGCGGCTGCCCGGCGACCGCGACGCGCACGCCATGGTGGCCGCCGCCTGCGCCGATTACCTGCTGGCCCAGATCTCGACGGCGGACGAGCAGGCCGAGGAGATCCTGATCCGGGATGCGCTCTGGCAGCTGGACCACGTGCTCCACCTGGCGAGCCCGGCCCTGCTGCGCCACCTGGGCAACATCCATGGGACCCGGGCCGAGCTGGCCTTTCACGCCGGGCAGATGACCGCGCCGGAGGCGGTTTTCCTGTGCCGTGCCGGGCGGCGCGCGGCCGGCTGGCGTCCGGCCCGCCGGGCACCCGCGCTGGCGTCCCAGGCGTCGGTGCTGCTGGCGTCCGCGACCCGGCAGTTCGAGGTGCGCTGGGCGGTCAAGCTGTTCCGCAAGGCGGCCCGCCACGGCGAGCCGAAGACCCGGCTCGACGCGCTCACCGGCCTGGCCCGTGCGGTCACCGCCGCCGACCTGTCCGGCGCCCGGCCCCGGCCCGCGCCGCGGATCGCCGCCGCCTGGGACCGTGCCTGGCAGGCGAACCTGGGCGGCACCTCGGACAGCCTGTTGCAGGTCAGCGACGAGTGGGTGACCTGGGCCGAGTCGACCGGCGACGCCGCGCTCTGCGCACCGGCCTACCGGGCGATGATGGCCGCCGTCCCGCTCGCCACCGGCCCGCAGTACGAGAGCAAGGTGCGGGACCGGCTGCTGGCCCGGGTGCGGCATCGCGCCGCCGAGGCCGGCTGGTGGCTGCTGCGGGCCGGTGACCCGGCCGGCGCGGTGGTCGCCCTCGAGCTCGGCCGGGCCGTCGCGATCCGGGAGACCACGGGCCGCGACGATCCGGCTGTCCAGAGCGCGTTGCGCGCGGCCGGGCGCGCCGATCTGGCCGACCGGCACCGGGACGCGGCGCAGGCCCTGGCCCGGGCCGAGCGCGGCTGGGCGCACAGCGACGCGTTCACCACGGGCCTGCACCGCGCCGCCACGACCCTGGCGGAGGTGCGCCGGGAGATCAGCACGCTGGGGCTGGACAAGAGCCTGGACAACAGCCTGGACGAGATCCGCCTGGCCGCCGCCGACGGCCCGCTGGTCTATCTGGCCGCCGCCGAGGCCGGCGGCTACGCCCTGATCGTCCGCGCCGACGGCGACCCGCAGGCACTGGACCTGCCGGACCTGACCCGGGACGCGGTCCGCCGCGAGGCGCACACCCTGGAGAACGACGACGACCCCCGGCGGGTGGAACGGCTCGCCGAGTGGCTGTGGCGGCACGGGATGCGCGACCTCGACGGACGCCTGGGCGACGGTGAGCTGGTGACGATCGTGGCGGTCGGGCTGCTCGGCCTGCTGCCGGTGCACGCCGCCGCGATCAAGGACCCGCTTTCGGCGTACGGATGGAAGGGTCTCGCCGATCGCAACGACTTCCGTTACGCGCCCAGCGGCCGTGTCCTGCGGATCTCCCTGGCGCGGGCCGCCGAGTTCGCCTCGGCGCGGCCCGCCGTGCTCGCGGTCGCCGCCCCGGCGAGCGACCTGCTCAACGTCGGTCCGGAGGTGGCCGTGGTGACCCGGCTCTGGCAGGAGCGCGCCGCCGCGGTGACGACGCTGCCCCGGGCCAGCCGCGACGCGGTGCTGGAGCAGCTGCCCCGGCACGCGGTCTGGCATCTGGCCTGTCACGGGCAGGCGGCGCCGGACCGGATCCTTCAGAGCCGGCTGCTCCTGGCCGACGGCCCGGTGACGCTGCACGACCTGCTGCGCCTGCCGCCCGGTCCGCGGCGGCTCGCGGTGCTGTCGTCGTGCGAGAGCCACCGGATCGGACACGACCTGCCGGACGAGGTGATCGGGCTGCCCGGCGGCATGCTGCAGCTCGGCCTGGCCGGCGTGGTGGCCGCGCACTGGGAGGTCGACGACCGGGCCGTGGCGCTGTTGATGGCCCGGTTCCACGACCTGCTCGCGGCCGATGCGGCGAGCCCGGCCCGGGCGCTCAGCGAGGCGCAGCGCTGGCTGCGCGAGACGGACCGGGAACAGCTGCGGGTGGCGTACCCGGAGCTGGCGGGCGGCCGGCTGCCCCGGTTCGGCAATCCGTACTACTGGGGAGCGTTCACGCTGACCGGGGCTTGA